One stretch of Zingiber officinale cultivar Zhangliang chromosome 6B, Zo_v1.1, whole genome shotgun sequence DNA includes these proteins:
- the LOC121991590 gene encoding disease resistance protein RPP8-like, with the protein MAMIPDFLVTRYLTKLTDLLEGEICKVLGVKEEIKKFQRRLERLSPYLQDAEQKRHQDNRVNTWLRDLKGIVYDAEDIIEFCTIPGGSELMSLQPLSSSSTLVSRPFTLLASCFACTKFRHEIAVSFERLNDRLKEIRDDSEIITGLVPLMSHQWLQDHPTSQRLTTSLEVKADILGAKIEDDAQTLIRLILKHDHKDNGVFGIVGMGGIGKTTMAHKIFHDERIKNNFPTRIWICVSKNYTRIELLKIGPTNK; encoded by the coding sequence ATGGCGATGATCCCAGACTTCCTTGTCACCAGATACCTCACAAAACTAACAGATTTACTTGAGGGAGAGATCTGCAAAGTGCTCGGCGTGAAGGAAGAGATCAAAAAGTTTCAAAGGAGATTGGAAAGACTCAGCCCCTACCTTCAGGATGCCGAGCAGAAGAGGCACCAAGATAATCGAGTGAATACTTGGTTGAGGGACTTAAAAGGCATAGTCTACGACGCCGAAGACATCATCGAATTCTGTACGATTCCAGGTGGCAGCGAGTTAATGAGCCTTCAGCCGTTGTCGTCGTCTTCTACACTAGTAAGTCGTCCCTTCACTCTGCTTGCTTCTTGCTTTGCATGTACCAAGTTCCGCCATGAAATTGCTGTGAGTTTTGAAAGACTTAATGATAGACTGAAAGAGATTAGAGATGATAGTGAAATAATAACAGGATTAGTGCCCTTAATGAGCCATCAATGGCTGCAAGATCATCCAACAAGTCAACGTTTGACCACTTCTTTGGAAGTTAAGGCTGACATCCTAGGGGCAAAGATTGAAGATGATGCACAAACTCTCATCCGCTTGATACTCAAGCATGATCATAAAGATAATGGTGTGTTTGGGATAGTTGGCATGGGTGGTATTGGCAAGACCACTATGGCTCATAAAATTTTCCATGACGAACGAATCAAGAATAATTTTCCAACGCGTATATGGATATGTGTGTCCAAGAATTACACTAGGATAGAACTGTTGAAAATTGGACcaacaaacaagtaa
- the LOC121991589 gene encoding putative disease resistance RPP13-like protein 1: MLKQAKGSDDGTQSIEELEFKLVGALVNRFFLVLDDVWSVNAWTDVLRNPILNAKSNGIIIITGRHKTVMEDLIASYIHHVQRMNKDDGLELFHKVVFEDEKNEDPDLDEMAAKIVSKCDGLPLAIKVIAGMLISKKRTRREWERVLESDLWRMRDKEDELPAALYLSYEDLSSVLKQCFLCCASYIGISYRTDLVRLWIAEGLIHVLNGGLMEEVAEDYYKELVMRNLLHLDPRYSDEIRYSMHDLLRALGTNLIGDEALVISDGRVADTNPNPLTKIRRLWMSSKGDTLRLPGAVLEQKSLRVLQLYDCPETKTIEDEAAALPALKNLRVLDVCDTQIERLPDFIFTNLLLLRYLDLDRTMIHEIPESIGRLANLQILNISGCTSLRNLPKAVTSLGMLRWLRVRGTPLAHLPRGMGSLTNLNHMEGFVVGHGDSPSNADVGCDMEELRSLPNLRFLSACKLERATSMAGPSVLENKPLLRHLSLLWTNRKQGDDGEKEAAEKTCSGLLPPSSLEELTLHNFPGRRFPNWMMSTSSGTSFHHLEFLILRNFPCCTELPPLGQLPRLKFLSIEGASAVRKVGPEFLGVCFPQAVAFPRLEVLKFMGMPNWEEWTLYAASEEVGDIQERSMNLFPRLERCTFTGCPKLRGLPESIYCAARLKTVVVSTSDQLSEVEFRRRETMEMDDCPDLFLARDSTELPHWLLDRIDREKDEKNSVLPSRTVITVKANVIIIQQNRRVDAV, encoded by the coding sequence ATGTTGAAGCAAGCAAAAGGGAGTGACGATGGAACTCAAAGCATAGAAGAACTTGAATTCAAACTTGTTGGTGCTTTGGTTAACAGATTTTTCCTCGTACTTGATGATGTATGGAGCGTGAATGCGTGGACAGATGTGTTGAGGAATCCCATCCTAAATGCAAAGTCTAATGGCATAATCATAATCACGGGTAGACATAAAACGGTTATGGAGGACTTGATAGCCAGCTACATCCACCATGTTCAGAGGATGAACAAAGATGATGGATTGGAATTATTTCACAAGGTCGTATTCGAAGACGAGAAGAACGAGGACCCTGACCTGGATGAAATGGCGGCTAAAATCGTTAGCAAATGCGATGGGCTCCCTTTGGCAATCAAGGTGATAGCAGGAATGCTAATTTCGAAGAAAAGGACAAGGAGAGAGTGGGAAAGAGTCCTGGAAAGTGATCTATGGAGAATGAGAGACAAGGAGGATGAACTGCCAGCAGCTTTATACTTGAGCTATGAGGATTTGTCATCCGTTCTCAAGCAGTGTTTCCTCTGCTGTGCTTCTTACATTGGCATATCATATCGCACTGACCTCGTCCGGCTTTGGATTGCTGAAGGCTTGATCCACGTGCTAAATGGTGGATTGATGGAAGAGGTGGCAGAGGATTATTACAAAGAACTAGTTATGAGAAATCTTCTTCATCTCGATCCAAGATATTCAGATGAGATTCGCTACTCCATGCACGACCTTTTGCGAGCACTCGGTACTAATTTGATCGGAGATGAAGCACTTGTAATCAGTGATGGCCGAGTTGCAGACACGAACCCAAACCCCTTAACAAAGATTCGTCGACTGTGGATGTCGAGCAAAGGAGACACGCTAAGGCTTCCTGGTGCAGTTCTTGAGCAGAAGAGTCTGAGAGTCTTGCAACTTTACGATTGCCCTGAAACAAAGACAATCGAAGACGAGGCAGCTGCACTCCCAGCATTAAAGAATCTTCGAGTGCTGGATGTGTGCGATACGCAGATTGAACGTCTTCCAGATTTCATTTTCACGAATCTGTTGCTTCTGAGATACTTGGACCTTGACCGAACGATGATACATGAGATACCTGAATCCATAGGGCGCCTTGCGAACCTGCAGATTTTGAACATCTCCGGGTGCACGTCACTGCGCAACCTTCCTAAGGCCGTCACGAGCTTGGGTATGCTCAGATGGCTGCGAGTTCGAGGAACACCGTTGGCTCATTTGCCCAGAGGAATGGGGAGCTTGACAAACCTTAATCACATGGAAGGATTCGTCGTCGGCCATGGTGATTCGCCAAGCAACGCGGACGTCGGGTGTGACATGGAAGAGCTGCGGTCTCTGCCCAATCTCAGATTTCTGAGCGCCTGTAAGCTGGAAAGGGCAACATCAATGGCCGGACCCTCGGTGCTCGAGAACAAACCACTTCTCAGGCATCTGTCTTTGTTATGGACGAATCGAAAACAGGGAGATGACGGCGAAAAAGAAGCGGCTGAGAAGACATGCAGCGGACTGCTTCCTCCGTCGAGCCTGGAGGAACTTACTCTCCACAACTTCCCAGGCCGGCGATTTCCCAACTGGATGATGTCAACGTCGTCGGGGACTTCGTTTCATCACCTCGAATTCCTGATTCTCCGCAATTTCCCGTGCTGCACGGAGCTCCCGCCGCTGGGGCAGCTGCCTCGGCTGAAATTCCTGAGTATCGAAGGAGCGTCGGCGGTAAGAAAGGTCGGGCCTGAGTTTCTCGGCGTCTGTTTCCCTCAAGCCGTGGCATTTCCAAGACTCGAAGTCCTGAAATTCATGGGCATGCCGAATTGGGAAGAGTGGACGTTGTACGCTGCGTCCGAGGAGGTCGGAGATATACAAGAAAGAAGCATGAATCTGTTTCCAAGATTGGAACGGTGCACATTTACAGGCTGCCCAAAGCTCAGAGGACTTCCGGAGAGCATCTACTGCGCCGCCAGACTGAAGACTGTCGTCGTTTCTACCAGCGATCAGTTGAGTGAGGTTGAATTCAGAAGGCGAGAGACAATGGAAATGGACGATTGCCCTGATTTGTTCCTCGCACGGGACTCGACTGAACTCCCACACTGGCTTTTGGATCGTATCGACAGGGAAAAGGACGAGAAGAACAGTGTGCTGCCTTCCCGTACGGTCATCACGGTGAAGGCAAATGTAATCATCATTCAGCAAAATCGACGAGTAGACGCCGTTTGA